In Thalassoglobus sp. JC818, a single window of DNA contains:
- a CDS encoding SGNH/GDSL hydrolase family protein, giving the protein MVRSIVFRILMVCSLLNAAAMGAFAGDQDLALKAERVLFLGDSITHSGYYISLIELELLRQSSDAMPEVINLGLPSETASGLSEPGHPFPRPNVHERLERALEKLKPDVVVACYGMNDGIYHPFDEDRFEIYQTGINSLIEKVHNSGAKLILLTPPPFDPLPLKMKGKLVSADADEFAYYSIYDKYDDVIKRYSDWILAQKDRVEMVIDLHTPVTKFVAEKRKSDPEFVLSGDGVHLDQEGHRILAEAILNAWGVKLSAEDDQSLEKLVHQRQMLWHAAYLSDVGHVRPGMNAGLPLDEAAAKAGELTKQIDDQLAKTQASENSQ; this is encoded by the coding sequence CGCATTCGCTGGCGATCAAGATCTCGCCTTGAAGGCTGAGCGAGTGCTGTTTCTTGGGGATTCGATCACCCATTCGGGATACTACATTTCGCTGATCGAATTGGAGTTGCTTCGCCAATCGTCGGACGCGATGCCGGAAGTCATCAATCTCGGTCTGCCAAGCGAAACAGCTTCTGGCTTGTCTGAACCGGGGCATCCCTTTCCTCGTCCAAACGTTCACGAACGACTCGAACGGGCACTTGAGAAATTGAAGCCAGATGTTGTCGTCGCGTGTTATGGGATGAACGACGGGATCTATCATCCGTTTGATGAAGACCGATTTGAGATTTATCAAACTGGGATCAACTCGCTGATTGAGAAAGTTCACAATTCGGGAGCGAAGCTGATCCTGCTAACTCCTCCTCCTTTCGATCCGCTGCCGTTGAAGATGAAAGGCAAGTTGGTGTCTGCGGACGCCGATGAGTTTGCTTATTACTCGATTTACGACAAGTACGACGACGTCATCAAACGCTATTCTGACTGGATTCTGGCTCAGAAAGATCGAGTCGAAATGGTCATCGATCTGCACACACCGGTGACGAAGTTCGTCGCGGAGAAAAGGAAGAGCGACCCGGAATTTGTGTTGTCAGGTGATGGCGTTCATTTGGATCAAGAAGGGCATCGCATCCTCGCTGAAGCGATTCTCAATGCCTGGGGAGTGAAGCTTTCTGCTGAGGACGATCAGTCCCTCGAAAAACTTGTTCACCAACGACAGATGCTCTGGCATGCAGCATATCTCTCCGACGTCGGACATGTTCGTCCCGGAATGAATGCCGGCCTGCCGCTCGATGAGGCCGCAGCTAAAGCCGGTGAGCTGACGAAGCAAATCGATGATCAACTGGCGAAAAC